Below is a genomic region from Prolixibacteraceae bacterium.
TACAATAAACTATTGCTTCAAAAACCTTCTTTGTTTCTTCTGACATCAAGAAGTCTTTATTTTCCTCATCAAGCTCAATTGTCATGGGCTCTCCTCTTCCACTTTTTCCTTGATGTTGTCCCACCTGAGCACAAACAGCTGTAGCTGTTGTCGTTACACTCCCAATAATAGCTGCAATAATTGTTGCAGAACTAGCTGCAATTCCAAAATGGTCTTTCATAACATTTTTTTATAATTATAGTTGATATTCTGATATTCATATTTACGAATATCCAATAACTAAAGATAGAAAGTTATCATTAAGGTAATTCACTTTGGTTTTCTAATCTAATAAATGGCAGTGTTTATGGAAGGAAGTAATCGGTTTGATTGTCAATCACCAATTTTAGTTTCACCAATCCTCTTCTTGATGCCTTTAGTCGTTCCTTTGTGTCCATAGTGATCATTCTATTACCCCCTCTTTCGAACGACTTTACTTTTTTGCAATTAATCAGAATATTTCTGTTAACTCGGACAAAACCTTCTCCTAGAAGATCTTCCTCAAAATACTTCAATAATCTTGCTACGGTAATTTTTTCACCAATACAAGTGTGGACTGTGGTAAGATAACAATCACAATGCAGATAACTAATTTCTTCAATATTGATAAAGTGTGTCTTCTCTTTTACACGAATAACAATCTTTCTGCTTTTCTTAGGGATAGCCTGTTCTATACTCATTATAACTTAAATTGATTTCATAAATAGTATGACGAATGCGTAATACGGTTCGGTTATATTGTTGTATACTTAAATATATAAACAGAAGCTATTACTTTTTATAAACGGTTATCTTATCTAATAAATGAAATGTGTTGCAATAAACACTACAATTTAAACAAAGCAAACAATGAGACACCATCAATAATTACAAAATAAAACTATTGTTATTATTAAAATGACTGTAAAATGGCTTTAAAAATTATATCTAATAAACTAAGATCAAAATGACGCAACATTATTATTTATATTATAACATCAAAATATAGGAGACTCAAAATACTCGTAGGACTAAAGTTTCAGGAAGTTATTCATCAAAAAGCAGAGAATTTAGCATAATAGAAAAGAACCAATTAGGAATAGTGTAACTACAAAATACCTTGTAATAGCAATTGCTTATAACCACTTAAACAGAGGGTTCAATCCCTGTTCAATTTAACATTATTGAGTTCGTCGTATTCAACAACTGCAATAGATATGTATGATTTCAAAATGATAGATGATCAAATTCGGATGATATGGCTACGGAGAGTATTGTTATAAAAAACAGGAAGGTGGTGATGCTAAATGGAAGTTGTCAGCCATAAATGATATTTTATTCAGACAGCACTGTTCAAGACACATCAAAAACAGTTACAAGAAACATGAGCCATAAGTCATAATTGGAAAAGTGTAGTAACTAGAGAACCTTTTTCATATAATTCAGTTTGAGATCAATGAACACAAATATTATTACTCTTTTTATCATACGAAGATCGAAATTTAGTATAATAAACAACGAAGATCTTCATCATTACATTATTTGTCCTCATTTTGTTGTATACCCAGTTTCTAAAAGAACCAACAAATTGAATACAAGAAAATAGCTCAACACACAGTTGATGCTGTATATCAATGAATAACAACTGACACAACCAAACTACAATAAGGAACATCTTTTTAAAAACCGAAATAAAAGTGATGAGACCAAATAATTTAGTATAATAATAAGACTACAAACAGAGTTATTAACTTGTTGATAACCATATTCAAAGTCCATTATATGGGATCAACTAAGGAAGATC
It encodes:
- a CDS encoding LytTR family transcriptional regulator DNA-binding domain-containing protein, with protein sequence MSIEQAIPKKSRKIVIRVKEKTHFINIEEISYLHCDCYLTTVHTCIGEKITVARLLKYFEEDLLGEGFVRVNRNILINCKKVKSFERGGNRMITMDTKERLKASRRGLVKLKLVIDNQTDYFLP